Proteins encoded in a region of the Haloarchaeobius salinus genome:
- the ftsY gene encoding signal recognition particle-docking protein FtsY, whose protein sequence is MFDSLKEKLGSFREDVEETAEEKAAEEEAATDAPEGETAEAAAAEPVGEADAAEPAAESAAESVTETTAADPEAADTSGDEADDDEADDPEAGETSTGFGAKVKAAATGKFVIEEEDLEEPLWDLKMALLESDVEMSVAEEILDRVEEELVGERRKFTESTGSIVEDALREALLDVISVGQFDFDQRIADADKPLVIIFTGVNGVGKTTSIAKMSRYLEERGYSSVLANGDTYRAGANEQIGEHAAALDRKLISHQQGGDPAAVIYDAVEYAEANEVDVVLGDTAGRLHTNEGLMDQLEKIGRVVGPDMTLFVDEAVAGQDAVRRAEQFDEAVTIDGSILTKADADSNGGAAISVAHVTGKPILFLGVGQGYDHLERFDPEVVVERLLGGEE, encoded by the coding sequence ATGTTCGACAGCCTGAAGGAGAAGCTCGGCAGTTTCCGCGAGGACGTCGAGGAGACCGCCGAGGAGAAGGCCGCCGAGGAGGAGGCCGCGACCGACGCTCCCGAGGGCGAGACTGCGGAGGCCGCGGCGGCGGAACCGGTCGGAGAGGCCGACGCCGCCGAGCCGGCTGCCGAGTCCGCCGCCGAGTCGGTCACGGAGACGACGGCCGCCGACCCCGAGGCTGCGGACACGTCGGGCGACGAGGCCGACGACGACGAGGCCGACGACCCCGAGGCGGGCGAGACCTCCACGGGCTTCGGCGCGAAGGTGAAGGCCGCGGCGACGGGAAAGTTCGTCATCGAGGAGGAGGACCTGGAGGAGCCGCTCTGGGACCTCAAGATGGCGCTGCTCGAGTCCGACGTCGAGATGAGCGTCGCCGAGGAGATCCTCGACCGCGTCGAGGAGGAGCTCGTCGGCGAGCGCCGGAAGTTCACCGAGTCGACCGGGAGCATCGTCGAGGACGCGCTGCGCGAGGCGCTCCTGGACGTCATCTCGGTCGGCCAGTTCGACTTCGACCAGCGCATCGCGGATGCAGACAAGCCGCTGGTCATCATCTTCACCGGCGTCAACGGCGTCGGGAAGACGACGAGCATCGCGAAGATGTCGCGGTACCTCGAGGAGCGGGGCTACTCGTCGGTGCTCGCGAACGGGGACACCTACCGTGCCGGCGCGAACGAGCAGATCGGCGAGCACGCGGCAGCGCTCGACCGGAAGCTCATCTCGCACCAGCAGGGCGGTGACCCGGCGGCGGTCATCTACGACGCCGTGGAGTACGCCGAGGCGAACGAGGTGGACGTGGTGCTCGGTGACACGGCGGGTCGCCTGCACACGAACGAGGGGCTGATGGACCAGCTCGAGAAGATCGGCCGCGTGGTCGGCCCCGACATGACGCTGTTCGTCGACGAGGCCGTCGCCGGGCAGGACGCGGTCCGGCGCGCCGAGCAGTTCGACGAGGCCGTCACTATCGACGGCTCCATCCTGACGAAGGCCGACGCCGACTCCAACGGCGGTGCGGCCATCTCCGTCGCCCACGTCACGGGCAAGCCCATCCTCTTTCTGGGCGTCGGGCAGGGATACGACCACCTCGAGCGGTTCGACCCCGAGGTCGTCGTGGAACGCCTGCTCGGCGGCGAGGAGTAG
- a CDS encoding rubrerythrin family protein, producing the protein MDTAGFVEAVEDGNRTELSRLGSSKSLYALTGGELDADHVYAVVETLANAQADRYEPWADEADGELADVLTAAADAERERAADAAGETDESVEGGLFDGLDDCEGTAEWAAGLVAATIVTKKLQEQLVGFFVGQADPTTASTFRSYGDELGERREAALAALETVCADESEWETAVDAAGGVVTAAYDVYVDRLEAMGVNPKPVC; encoded by the coding sequence ATGGATACAGCGGGGTTCGTCGAGGCGGTCGAGGACGGGAACCGGACGGAGCTGTCGCGGCTCGGCTCCTCGAAGTCACTGTACGCGCTGACGGGCGGGGAGCTGGACGCGGACCACGTCTACGCCGTCGTCGAGACGCTCGCGAATGCACAGGCCGACCGGTACGAACCGTGGGCCGACGAGGCCGACGGCGAGCTGGCCGACGTGCTGACTGCCGCGGCCGACGCCGAGCGCGAACGGGCGGCCGACGCCGCCGGGGAGACGGACGAATCCGTCGAGGGTGGACTGTTCGACGGGCTGGACGACTGCGAGGGAACGGCCGAGTGGGCGGCTGGGCTCGTGGCGGCGACGATCGTGACGAAGAAGCTGCAGGAGCAGCTCGTCGGCTTCTTCGTCGGGCAGGCCGACCCGACGACGGCGTCGACGTTCCGGAGCTACGGCGACGAGCTGGGCGAGCGACGCGAGGCGGCGCTGGCGGCGCTCGAGACGGTCTGTGCGGACGAGTCGGAGTGGGAGACCGCGGTCGATGCGGCTGGCGGCGTGGTCACCGCGGCGTACGACGTGTACGTCGACCGGCTGGAGGCGATGGGCGTGAACCCGAAGCCGGTCTGCTGA
- a CDS encoding receiver/sensor box histidine kinase — translation MTDTDRPSVLCVVASDERRSRLVDAFDGSVRVETMASVDDAVALLETSVGTHCVLLADDVRDGDLVEAIEQFDGLILDLPVVAVAQDRRDVASAALDAGAVDVVDDGSEVARRLAAERATRAAERWIREMESRSMSKVQTLFENTSDGVVEAKLSGETAIIQQANHAFAQTFGAEPGTLVGRDLDDVVLPPSRRTEGRELNRRVADGERVETEVRRLAADEVRTFLLRSVAVTPGSDRAYFVYTDVTEQRERERELQRQNERLDEFAGIVSHDLRNPLTVACGHHELLDDEYEHESLDELGWALERMKSLIADVLQLARTGKTVDDPQPVSLQHVAREAWSYCDTGEASLRVVEHDGSLLADPERLSALFENLYRNSVAHVGGDVAVVVERTVHGFGVADDGPGLPVTDASRAFEQGFTTAEDGTGFGLAIVEDIAEAHGWTVRVDPAHDGARFVFENVEWVEDDQPGPGGHSGDPAR, via the coding sequence ATGACCGACACTGACCGCCCGTCCGTCCTCTGTGTCGTGGCGTCCGACGAGCGGCGTTCCCGCCTCGTCGACGCGTTCGACGGGAGCGTCCGTGTCGAGACGATGGCGTCCGTCGACGACGCGGTGGCGCTGCTCGAGACATCCGTCGGCACCCACTGCGTGCTGCTGGCCGACGACGTCCGGGACGGCGACCTCGTCGAGGCCATCGAGCAGTTCGACGGGTTGATCCTCGACCTGCCGGTCGTCGCCGTCGCCCAGGACCGCCGCGACGTGGCATCGGCCGCGCTCGACGCGGGCGCGGTCGACGTGGTCGACGACGGCAGCGAGGTGGCACGCCGGCTGGCGGCCGAGCGGGCGACCCGTGCCGCCGAGCGCTGGATCCGGGAGATGGAGTCGCGTTCGATGTCGAAGGTGCAGACGTTGTTCGAGAACACGAGCGATGGCGTCGTCGAGGCGAAGCTGTCCGGCGAGACGGCCATCATCCAGCAGGCGAACCACGCCTTCGCGCAGACGTTCGGCGCGGAGCCGGGCACGCTCGTCGGCCGGGACCTCGACGACGTCGTGCTTCCGCCGTCGCGGCGGACCGAGGGGCGGGAGCTCAACCGCCGCGTCGCGGACGGCGAGCGGGTCGAGACCGAGGTGCGCCGGCTCGCCGCCGACGAGGTCCGGACGTTCCTGCTCCGCAGCGTCGCCGTCACGCCGGGGAGCGACCGGGCGTACTTCGTCTACACCGACGTGACCGAGCAGCGCGAACGCGAACGCGAGCTCCAGCGCCAGAACGAGCGCCTCGACGAGTTCGCGGGCATCGTCAGCCACGACCTCCGGAACCCGCTGACGGTCGCCTGCGGCCACCACGAGCTGCTCGACGACGAGTACGAGCACGAGAGCCTCGACGAGCTGGGCTGGGCGCTCGAACGCATGAAGTCGCTCATCGCCGACGTGCTCCAGCTCGCCCGGACGGGCAAGACCGTCGACGACCCCCAGCCGGTGTCGCTCCAGCACGTCGCGCGCGAGGCGTGGTCGTACTGCGACACCGGCGAGGCGAGCCTGCGCGTCGTCGAGCACGACGGCTCGCTGCTGGCCGACCCGGAGCGCCTGAGCGCGCTGTTCGAGAACCTCTACCGGAACTCGGTCGCCCACGTCGGCGGGGACGTGGCGGTCGTCGTCGAACGGACGGTACACGGCTTCGGGGTCGCCGACGACGGCCCGGGACTGCCCGTCACGGACGCCAGTCGGGCGTTCGAGCAGGGTTTCACGACGGCCGAGGACGGCACCGGCTTCGGGCTGGCCATCGTCGAGGACATCGCCGAGGCCCACGGCTGGACGGTCCGGGTCGACCCGGCCCACGACGGCGCGCGCTTCGTCTTCGAGAACGTCGAGTGGGTCGAGGACGACCAGCCCGGGCCCGGTGGGCACTCCGGCGACCCGGCGAGGTAG
- the ilvA gene encoding threonine ammonia-lyase, with protein sequence MLELDDVLAAEPRVRETSRHTPIEYTHTFSDMTGAEVHLKMENFQRTGSFKIRGATNRIATLSEEEKAAGVVTASAGNHAQGVALAATRSGVDAKIVMPEYAPISKIKATQSYGAAVVLHGADYDEAAEKAHELEAEEGRTYVHAFDDEKVMAGQGTIGLEVLEDLPEVETVVVPIGGGGLISGIATAIKAKSPETRVIGVQAEGASSVAQSLTKGHRVELDRVDTIADGIAVRGPGTLTYEVITERVDEVVTVSDPEIAMALTYVLERGKTLVEGAGAAPLAALLFDKFDYEEDEVVVPAMCGGNIDLNMLTTVIMRGLVATGRYVKIRTVLRDRPGSLEDLLHVISEKKANIYAIQHDRTSRQIGMADTEVEVDLETRGRDHIDELLEAIRDAGYEVEVLV encoded by the coding sequence ATGCTCGAACTCGACGACGTTCTCGCCGCGGAGCCGCGAGTCAGGGAGACATCGCGGCACACACCCATCGAGTACACGCACACGTTCTCGGACATGACGGGCGCGGAGGTCCACCTGAAGATGGAGAACTTCCAGCGCACCGGCTCGTTCAAGATCCGGGGGGCGACCAACCGCATCGCGACGCTGTCCGAGGAGGAGAAGGCGGCCGGTGTCGTCACCGCGAGCGCGGGCAACCACGCACAGGGGGTGGCGCTGGCGGCGACGCGCTCGGGCGTCGACGCGAAGATCGTCATGCCGGAGTACGCACCCATCTCGAAGATCAAGGCGACCCAGAGCTACGGCGCGGCGGTCGTCCTCCACGGCGCGGACTACGACGAGGCAGCCGAGAAGGCCCACGAGCTCGAAGCCGAGGAGGGCCGGACGTACGTCCACGCGTTCGACGACGAGAAGGTGATGGCGGGCCAGGGCACCATCGGGCTGGAGGTCCTGGAGGACCTGCCCGAGGTCGAGACGGTCGTCGTCCCCATCGGGGGCGGCGGGCTCATCTCCGGCATCGCGACCGCGATCAAGGCGAAGAGCCCGGAGACGCGGGTCATCGGCGTGCAGGCCGAGGGCGCATCGAGCGTCGCCCAGTCGCTCACCAAGGGCCACCGCGTCGAGCTCGACCGCGTCGACACCATCGCCGACGGCATCGCGGTCCGAGGCCCCGGCACGCTCACCTACGAGGTCATCACGGAGCGCGTCGACGAGGTCGTCACGGTCTCCGACCCCGAGATCGCGATGGCGCTGACGTACGTGCTCGAACGCGGGAAGACGCTCGTCGAGGGTGCCGGCGCGGCCCCGCTCGCCGCCCTGCTGTTCGACAAGTTCGACTACGAGGAGGACGAGGTCGTCGTCCCGGCGATGTGCGGGGGGAACATCGACCTGAACATGCTGACGACGGTCATCATGCGCGGCCTCGTCGCGACGGGTCGGTACGTGAAGATCCGGACCGTGCTCCGTGACCGCCCCGGCTCGCTCGAGGACCTGCTCCACGTCATCAGCGAGAAGAAGGCGAACATCTACGCCATCCAGCACGACCGCACCTCCCGACAGATCGGCATGGCCGACACCGAGGTCGAGGTCGACCTCGAAACCCGGGGGAGAGACCACATCGACGAGCTGCTGGAGGCAATCCGCGACGCCGGCTACGAGGTCGAGGTGCTGGTCTGA
- a CDS encoding Rid family detoxifying hydrolase — MKRTISTSDAPAAVGAYSQATTNGDVIFTAGQIPMTPDGELLDDESITVQTRQSLENIEAILDEEGANMTDVLKVTVFMDDIEDFDEMNDAYKEYFVDNPPARSAVEVANLPKGVGVEIEAIADAE; from the coding sequence ATGAAGCGAACCATCAGCACCTCCGACGCCCCCGCGGCAGTCGGCGCGTACAGCCAGGCGACGACCAACGGCGACGTCATCTTCACGGCCGGCCAGATCCCGATGACGCCCGACGGCGAGCTGCTCGACGACGAGTCCATCACCGTCCAGACGCGCCAGTCCCTGGAGAACATCGAGGCCATCCTCGACGAGGAGGGCGCGAACATGACGGACGTGCTCAAGGTGACCGTCTTCATGGACGACATCGAGGACTTCGACGAGATGAACGACGCCTACAAGGAGTACTTCGTCGACAACCCGCCGGCCCGCTCGGCCGTCGAGGTCGCGAACCTCCCGAAGGGCGTCGGCGTCGAGATCGAGGCCATCGCCGACGCGGAGTGA
- the rpl18a gene encoding 50S ribosomal protein L18Ae: MSQFTVRGTFQAREGDRPFETTVEAPNENVARERTFATFGSQHNLKRAQMDVTEVEAQ; the protein is encoded by the coding sequence ATGAGTCAGTTTACTGTTCGCGGGACGTTCCAGGCACGCGAGGGGGACCGCCCCTTCGAGACGACAGTCGAGGCCCCGAACGAGAACGTCGCGCGTGAGCGCACGTTCGCGACGTTCGGCAGCCAGCACAACCTGAAGCGTGCGCAGATGGACGTCACGGAGGTCGAGGCACAATGA
- a CDS encoding gamma-glutamylcyclotransferase family protein: protein MDVFVYGTLTDPDRVAELLDDWSFGPDAVLRGAHRVDGRYPTLAPGGETAGRILHTTEIAALDRYEGVESGLYRRVTVPREADAGDGEPVQMYVGDPAELAVVDAAADWPDGPPTLDALAELVSAEGVVVPTLE, encoded by the coding sequence ATGGACGTCTTCGTCTACGGCACGCTCACCGACCCCGACCGCGTCGCCGAACTGCTCGACGACTGGTCGTTCGGCCCGGACGCCGTCCTCCGGGGGGCCCACCGCGTCGACGGTCGGTACCCGACGCTCGCGCCCGGCGGGGAGACGGCGGGGCGGATCCTCCACACGACCGAGATTGCGGCACTGGACCGCTACGAGGGCGTCGAGAGCGGGCTGTACCGACGGGTCACGGTCCCGCGGGAGGCCGACGCTGGCGACGGCGAACCGGTCCAGATGTACGTCGGCGACCCGGCCGAACTCGCGGTCGTGGACGCCGCCGCGGACTGGCCCGACGGCCCGCCGACGCTCGACGCACTGGCCGAACTGGTTTCGGCCGAAGGTGTCGTGGTACCAACGCTCGAATGA
- a CDS encoding potassium channel family protein: MDVGDVEYEPVSVKAVLAEMKDTAELMIDMSFSAVLLGSREVAEEVLELEERMDVLQMRARMSLMMAARSPEDAEALAPVLGVVGATEKISDATGDVAKVVIEEIGLPDALRTALPEAIETVARALVADDSPLAGHTLEELNLETETGVRVIAMRRGGDWRLNPDRDDYIRAGDVLLLRGVEENLASVYADVTGGEYVTPDPVEPGIEDLERAVDSIVLMKNMSELGVDVAYGSVLYDSEALAAEVAELEAEMDALESRFEAWVLRAASRVDDPVSLRGLMHIAEATEVISDAALEIAEGVLRGMGTHPVVAEAVFESDEVVVRLDVAPGSELADTTLGEQMVRTETGMRVIAVRHTDADGDDWEISPGPTTLLHPGDVLIAKGTRAGAERLAALAGDGSLDVE; encoded by the coding sequence ATGGACGTCGGTGACGTGGAGTACGAGCCCGTGAGCGTCAAGGCCGTGCTCGCGGAGATGAAAGACACCGCCGAGTTGATGATCGACATGTCGTTCTCGGCGGTGCTGCTCGGGAGCCGGGAGGTCGCCGAGGAGGTGCTCGAGCTGGAGGAACGCATGGACGTGCTCCAGATGCGCGCCCGGATGAGCCTCATGATGGCCGCCCGGTCGCCCGAGGACGCCGAGGCGCTCGCGCCCGTGCTGGGCGTCGTCGGGGCGACCGAGAAGATCAGCGACGCGACCGGCGACGTGGCGAAGGTCGTCATCGAGGAGATCGGCCTGCCCGACGCGCTCCGGACCGCGCTCCCGGAGGCCATCGAGACCGTCGCCCGCGCGCTCGTCGCCGACGACTCGCCGCTCGCCGGCCACACGCTGGAGGAGCTGAACCTCGAGACCGAGACCGGCGTGCGCGTCATCGCCATGCGGCGCGGCGGCGACTGGCGGCTCAACCCCGACCGCGACGACTACATCCGGGCCGGCGACGTGCTCCTCCTGCGCGGCGTCGAGGAGAACCTCGCGAGCGTCTACGCCGACGTGACCGGGGGCGAGTACGTCACCCCCGACCCCGTCGAGCCCGGCATCGAGGACCTCGAACGCGCCGTCGACTCCATCGTCCTGATGAAGAACATGAGCGAGCTCGGCGTCGACGTCGCCTACGGCTCGGTGCTGTACGACAGCGAGGCACTCGCCGCTGAGGTCGCCGAACTCGAGGCAGAGATGGATGCGCTCGAATCCCGGTTCGAGGCGTGGGTCCTCCGGGCCGCCAGCCGGGTCGACGACCCCGTCTCGCTGCGCGGGCTGATGCACATCGCCGAGGCAACGGAGGTCATCTCCGACGCCGCGCTCGAGATCGCCGAGGGCGTCCTCCGCGGCATGGGCACCCACCCCGTCGTCGCCGAGGCCGTCTTCGAGTCCGACGAGGTCGTCGTGCGACTGGACGTCGCCCCCGGCTCCGAGCTGGCGGACACCACCCTCGGCGAGCAGATGGTCCGCACCGAGACCGGGATGCGCGTCATCGCGGTCCGCCACACCGACGCCGACGGCGACGACTGGGAGATCTCGCCCGGCCCCACGACCCTGCTCCACCCCGGCGACGTACTCATCGCGAAGGGGACCCGGGCGGGTGCGGAGCGACTGGCGGCGCTGGCCGGCGACGGCTCCCTCGACGTGGAGTGA
- the citZ gene encoding citrate synthase, protein MSDDLKKGLEGVLVAESELSFIDGDEGRLVYRGYDIEDLARDASYEEVLYLLWHGRLPNRDELDEFAASMAAEREIDDGVMATVRELAAADEEPMAALRTTVSQLSAYDDDAAADPTDEDANLRKGRRITAKIPTILAAFVRVRNGDEPVAPREDLDHATNFLYMLNGEVPDDVLAETFDMALVLHADHGLNASTFTSMVVSSTLADLHSAIPGGIGALSGSLHGGANQDVMEALLELEESGKDPVQWVEDRLDAGERVPGFGHRVYNVKDPRAKILSEKSEALGEAAGTPHWHDYSVAIEEYLTEEKGLAPNVDFYSASTYYQMGIPIDIYTPIFVMSRVGGWVAHVLEQYDDNRLIRPRARYVGPMDEEFVPVDER, encoded by the coding sequence ATGTCTGACGACCTCAAGAAAGGGCTGGAGGGTGTCCTCGTTGCCGAGTCCGAACTGAGCTTCATCGACGGCGACGAGGGCCGCCTCGTCTACCGCGGGTACGACATCGAGGACCTCGCCCGGGACGCCAGCTACGAGGAGGTGCTCTACCTCCTCTGGCACGGTCGCCTCCCGAATCGGGACGAGCTCGACGAGTTCGCCGCGTCGATGGCCGCCGAACGGGAGATCGACGACGGCGTCATGGCGACGGTGCGCGAGCTCGCCGCCGCCGACGAGGAGCCGATGGCCGCGCTCCGCACCACGGTGTCGCAGCTCTCGGCGTACGACGACGACGCGGCGGCGGACCCGACCGACGAGGACGCGAACCTCCGGAAGGGGCGGCGCATCACGGCGAAGATCCCGACCATCCTCGCCGCGTTCGTCCGCGTCCGCAACGGCGACGAACCCGTCGCGCCCCGCGAGGACCTCGACCACGCGACGAACTTCCTCTACATGCTCAACGGCGAGGTACCGGACGACGTGCTCGCCGAGACGTTCGACATGGCGCTCGTGCTCCACGCCGACCACGGGCTGAACGCCTCGACGTTCACCTCGATGGTCGTCTCCTCGACGCTCGCCGACCTGCACTCCGCGATACCGGGGGGCATCGGCGCGCTCTCGGGCAGCCTGCACGGCGGCGCGAACCAGGACGTGATGGAGGCGCTGCTCGAGCTCGAGGAGTCCGGCAAGGACCCCGTCCAGTGGGTCGAGGACCGGCTCGACGCGGGCGAGCGCGTCCCCGGCTTCGGCCACCGCGTCTACAACGTCAAGGACCCCCGGGCGAAGATCCTCTCCGAGAAGAGCGAGGCGCTGGGCGAGGCCGCGGGCACGCCCCACTGGCACGACTACTCCGTCGCTATCGAGGAGTACCTCACCGAGGAGAAGGGCCTCGCGCCCAACGTCGACTTCTACTCCGCGTCGACGTACTACCAGATGGGTATCCCCATCGACATCTACACGCCCATCTTCGTCATGAGCCGCGTCGGCGGCTGGGTCGCCCACGTGCTCGAACAGTACGACGACAACCGCCTCATCCGGCCGCGGGCCCGCTACGTCGGGCCGATGGACGAGGAGTTCGTGCCGGTCGACGAGCGGTAG
- the pfdA gene encoding prefoldin subunit alpha, with translation MGGGGGGQMQQLQQEMQAIQQEIEELEGEVEDLRNEKTEMNEAIEALETLETDSVVQVPLGGDAYIRATVEDIDEIVVGLGGGYAAERDQEGAIDTLETKQDTLDDRIEDVQGEIAELESENEQLQQQAQQAQQQQLQQQMQQAQQQEEADDE, from the coding sequence ATGGGCGGTGGTGGCGGCGGTCAGATGCAGCAGCTCCAGCAGGAGATGCAGGCCATCCAGCAGGAGATCGAGGAGCTCGAGGGCGAGGTCGAGGACCTCCGCAACGAGAAGACGGAGATGAACGAGGCCATCGAGGCACTCGAGACGCTCGAGACGGACTCGGTCGTGCAGGTGCCGCTCGGTGGCGACGCGTACATCCGCGCGACGGTCGAGGACATCGACGAGATCGTCGTCGGTCTCGGCGGCGGCTACGCCGCGGAGCGCGACCAGGAGGGCGCGATCGACACGCTCGAGACGAAGCAGGACACGCTCGACGACCGCATCGAGGACGTCCAGGGCGAGATCGCCGAGCTGGAGAGCGAGAACGAGCAGCTCCAGCAGCAGGCCCAGCAGGCCCAGCAGCAGCAGCTCCAGCAGCAGATGCAGCAGGCCCAGCAGCAGGAAGAGGCCGACGACGAGTAA
- a CDS encoding MATE family efflux transporter → MDRGRLFAVWRRVLGLSWPVMVEQTVRTAMRTTDIIVTGLFSPAAIAAIGLADLYSRFPLRIGLGLGGGAIALSSQDTGAAAAANRDEAVTQAIVLGLVTGIPFVLFGLTFGYEALAILGANDTVASLGGTYLAIIFATAPARQVSLIAARSLQGTGDTRTPMYVNVVSNGLNIVGSVTLGLGLFGVPRYEIVGVGAATAFSNVFTAVVLCAVMFAGRTSASFAMPTNPVIARQLVVVSAPRVVEGFVETFAEFPFNALLLGFGTEVNAAFQVGRRLYQQVTGPLSRGYSVAASVVVGQALGEGDPEAARENGYATALLGLVTVGSIGLVLVVTAPLFVRIFTRDPATVDYAVDFARVYGLAAPALVTFVVFSGSLQGGSETRTPFVARILGLGLFFLGFSYVVGVVLDYGVVGAYGGIVGYYGLAAVVVALGFRYGDWANRAARMMAERGSVVD, encoded by the coding sequence ATGGACAGGGGTCGGCTGTTCGCCGTCTGGCGGCGGGTCCTCGGGCTCTCGTGGCCGGTGATGGTCGAGCAGACGGTGCGCACGGCGATGCGCACCACCGACATCATCGTCACGGGGCTGTTCTCGCCGGCGGCCATCGCGGCCATCGGGCTGGCCGACCTCTACTCGCGCTTCCCCCTCAGGATCGGCCTCGGACTCGGCGGTGGGGCCATCGCGCTGTCGAGCCAGGACACGGGGGCCGCCGCGGCTGCGAACCGCGACGAAGCCGTCACGCAGGCCATCGTCCTCGGGCTCGTCACCGGTATCCCGTTCGTCCTGTTCGGGCTGACGTTCGGCTACGAGGCGCTGGCCATCCTCGGCGCGAACGACACCGTCGCCAGCCTCGGCGGCACCTACCTCGCCATCATCTTCGCGACCGCGCCGGCCCGCCAGGTGTCGCTCATCGCCGCCCGGTCGTTGCAGGGCACCGGCGACACGCGCACGCCGATGTACGTCAACGTCGTCTCGAACGGCCTGAACATCGTCGGGAGCGTCACCCTCGGACTCGGCCTGTTCGGCGTGCCGCGCTACGAGATCGTCGGCGTCGGAGCCGCGACCGCCTTCAGCAACGTGTTCACCGCCGTCGTGCTCTGTGCGGTGATGTTCGCGGGGCGGACCAGCGCGAGCTTCGCCATGCCGACCAACCCCGTCATCGCCCGCCAGCTCGTCGTCGTCTCCGCCCCCCGTGTCGTCGAGGGGTTCGTGGAGACGTTCGCGGAGTTCCCGTTCAACGCGCTGCTGCTCGGCTTCGGCACCGAGGTCAACGCCGCGTTCCAGGTCGGTCGCCGGCTGTACCAGCAGGTTACGGGCCCGCTCTCGCGCGGCTACAGTGTCGCCGCCAGCGTCGTGGTCGGGCAGGCACTCGGCGAGGGCGACCCCGAGGCCGCCCGCGAGAACGGCTACGCGACCGCGCTGCTCGGACTCGTCACCGTCGGGAGCATCGGCCTCGTGCTGGTCGTGACCGCGCCGCTGTTCGTGCGCATCTTCACCCGGGACCCCGCGACCGTGGACTACGCCGTCGACTTCGCCCGGGTCTACGGGCTCGCGGCCCCGGCGCTCGTGACGTTCGTCGTCTTCTCCGGCAGCCTGCAGGGCGGCAGCGAGACGCGCACGCCGTTCGTCGCCCGTATCCTCGGGCTCGGTCTCTTCTTCCTCGGCTTCAGCTACGTCGTCGGCGTCGTCCTGGACTACGGCGTCGTCGGTGCGTACGGCGGCATCGTCGGCTACTACGGGCTCGCCGCGGTCGTCGTCGCGCTCGGGTTCCGCTACGGCGACTGGGCGAACCGGGCGGCACGGATGATGGCAGAACGCGGGAGCGTGGTGGACTGA
- a CDS encoding DUF7490 domain-containing protein, which produces MRIESVLAALAVIAVVATAGVLVAVPDALQSPVPPEPTDPGGGSVEDLTIAVENVSGGTATFAVTPYVEHRGNTAPNVTVLLRATDDESGTVAATRTLSLGELSGGREVNVTGTLAVPREGGYRIEAVLYRDDRRLDAGSRTVSGVEHLVPEYERTPVAFHEFEGADLPVIEYSIASVSGDEATLDVTTYLSNTGDEPADDLRFVLKARQNGSNVVADRTTVDVGRVDPGETVTPSAELTVPDGYDYYLDAILWRGDTVVDTERSVANLGPGAGLSVDEENDTGGFESGDFADEDDQPPARTEREDAADGGGQPGFGVPVALAALLATALLARRLRR; this is translated from the coding sequence ATGCGTATCGAATCGGTTCTGGCGGCGCTCGCCGTCATCGCCGTCGTCGCGACGGCCGGTGTCCTCGTCGCCGTGCCCGACGCCCTCCAGTCCCCCGTGCCTCCCGAACCGACGGACCCCGGCGGTGGCTCCGTCGAAGACCTGACCATCGCCGTCGAGAACGTCTCCGGCGGCACGGCCACCTTCGCCGTGACGCCGTACGTCGAACACCGCGGCAACACCGCCCCGAACGTCACCGTCCTCCTCCGGGCCACCGACGACGAGAGCGGCACCGTCGCCGCCACACGGACGCTCTCGCTCGGCGAACTGTCCGGCGGTCGCGAGGTCAACGTCACCGGCACGCTCGCGGTCCCCCGCGAGGGCGGCTACCGCATCGAGGCCGTCCTCTACCGCGACGACCGTCGGCTCGACGCCGGGAGCCGGACCGTCTCGGGCGTCGAACACCTCGTCCCCGAGTACGAGCGCACACCCGTCGCCTTCCACGAGTTCGAGGGTGCCGACCTCCCGGTGATCGAGTACAGCATCGCGTCGGTGTCCGGCGACGAGGCGACGCTCGACGTGACGACGTACCTCTCGAACACCGGCGACGAGCCCGCCGACGACCTCCGCTTCGTCCTGAAGGCCAGACAGAACGGCTCGAACGTCGTCGCCGACCGGACGACCGTCGACGTCGGGCGCGTCGACCCAGGCGAGACGGTCACACCGAGCGCCGAGCTGACCGTCCCCGACGGCTACGACTACTACCTCGACGCCATCCTCTGGCGGGGCGACACCGTCGTCGACACCGAGCGCTCGGTCGCCAACCTCGGCCCCGGTGCCGGACTCAGCGTCGACGAGGAGAACGATACCGGCGGCTTCGAGAGCGGCGACTTCGCGGACGAGGACGACCAGCCGCCCGCCCGGACCGAGCGGGAGGACGCTGCCGACGGCGGCGGCCAGCCCGGCTTCGGCGTCCCCGTCGCTCTCGCTGCACTGCTCGCGACCGCCCTGCTCGCACGGAGGCTCCGACGATGA